One genomic window of [Clostridium] scindens ATCC 35704 includes the following:
- the hcp gene encoding hydroxylamine reductase: MENKMFCYQCQETAGCAGCTQMGVCGKKPEVAAMQDLLVYVTKGLSAITTQLRAEGKEVPADVNHLITLNLFITITNANFDKEAIVERIDMTLAKKRKMLALTDSTDSLPEAARWDCKGREGYVGKAAQVGVLSTKDEDVRSLRELITYGLKGLSAYSKHANALLEEDEEVDAFLQSALAKTQDDRLGVEDLVALALETGKYGVSGMALLDKANTSAYGNPEMTKVNIGVGTRPAILVSGHDLRDLEMLLEQTKGTGIDVYTHSEMLPAHYYPAFKKYSHFVGNYGNAWWKQKEEFESFNGPILMTTNCIVPPKDSYKDRLYTTGAAGYPGCKHIPGKIGEEKDFSQIIAHARMCQPPVELERGEIIGGFAHNQVMALADTVVEAVKSGAIKKFVVMAGCDGRAKSRNYYTDFAKALPNDTVILTAGCAKYKYNKLDLGDIGGIPRVLDAGQCNDSYSLAVIALKLKEVFGLDDINDLPIIYNIAWYEQKAVIVLLALLYLGVKNIHLGPTLPAFLSENVAKVLVENFNIAGIGTVEEDMQLFFGEER, translated from the coding sequence ATGGAGAATAAAATGTTCTGTTACCAATGTCAGGAAACCGCAGGATGTGCGGGCTGCACGCAGATGGGTGTCTGTGGCAAGAAGCCGGAGGTTGCAGCCATGCAGGATCTGCTGGTTTACGTGACGAAGGGGCTGTCGGCAATTACGACGCAATTAAGAGCCGAAGGCAAGGAAGTGCCTGCGGATGTAAACCATCTGATTACTTTGAATCTGTTCATTACCATCACCAATGCCAACTTTGACAAGGAGGCAATTGTGGAACGTATCGATATGACCCTGGCAAAGAAGCGAAAGATGCTGGCGCTTACAGACAGTACAGATTCCCTGCCAGAGGCAGCCCGCTGGGACTGCAAGGGACGTGAAGGCTATGTGGGCAAGGCAGCCCAGGTAGGGGTATTGTCTACGAAGGATGAAGATGTCCGCAGCCTACGGGAACTGATTACCTATGGATTAAAGGGGCTTTCTGCCTACAGCAAGCATGCCAATGCCCTTCTTGAAGAGGATGAGGAGGTGGACGCATTTCTCCAAAGCGCCCTGGCTAAGACGCAAGACGACAGGCTGGGTGTAGAGGATCTGGTGGCGCTTGCGCTGGAAACCGGGAAATACGGGGTGAGCGGCATGGCGCTTCTGGATAAGGCCAACACGTCGGCCTATGGAAACCCAGAGATGACCAAGGTAAATATCGGCGTTGGTACCAGACCCGCAATCCTGGTATCCGGCCATGACCTTAGAGACCTGGAGATGCTGCTTGAGCAGACGAAAGGGACTGGGATTGATGTCTATACCCATTCTGAGATGCTGCCGGCCCACTATTATCCGGCCTTTAAGAAATATTCCCACTTTGTAGGCAACTATGGAAATGCATGGTGGAAGCAGAAGGAAGAATTTGAAAGCTTCAACGGACCCATCCTGATGACCACCAACTGTATCGTCCCGCCGAAAGACAGTTATAAAGACCGCCTGTATACCACCGGCGCGGCAGGGTATCCCGGCTGCAAGCACATCCCGGGAAAGATCGGAGAGGAAAAGGACTTTTCCCAGATAATCGCCCATGCCCGGATGTGCCAGCCTCCGGTAGAACTGGAACGCGGAGAGATTATCGGCGGATTTGCCCACAATCAGGTGATGGCGCTGGCGGATACGGTAGTGGAAGCAGTCAAATCAGGAGCGATCAAAAAGTTTGTCGTGATGGCAGGATGCGACGGACGGGCCAAGTCCCGCAACTATTACACGGATTTTGCGAAAGCGCTGCCAAACGATACGGTAATCCTCACGGCCGGATGTGCAAAGTATAAGTATAATAAGCTGGATCTGGGGGATATCGGGGGAATTCCACGAGTACTGGATGCAGGGCAATGCAACGATTCCTATTCCCTGGCGGTGATTGCCCTGAAGCTAAAAGAGGTCTTCGGCCTGGATGATATCAACGATCTGCCGATTATTTACAATATTGCCTGGTACGAGCAGAAGGCGGTCATCGTCCTGCTGGCCCTGCTTTACCTGGGGGTAAAGAACATTCATCTTGGGCCTACGCTTCCTGCGTTTTTATCCGAGAATGTGGCAAAGGTACTGGTGGAAAACTTTAACATTGCAGGGATAGGAACGGTGGAAGAAGATATGCAGCTTTTCTTTGGAGAGGAACGGTAG